From the genome of Mugil cephalus isolate CIBA_MC_2020 chromosome 2, CIBA_Mcephalus_1.1, whole genome shotgun sequence, one region includes:
- the LOC125004598 gene encoding proline-, glutamic acid- and leucine-rich protein 1-like produces MDPEKTLTFCHGLLAEEMTMSLQGLDATEESTVPVKEIDMSTIHKVVKYHGASGSQPVVSPTYCPGVNNSPGYLCETGHCCGETGCCTYYYELWWFWLLWTVLILFSCFCAYRHRRAKLRIQQQQRQREINLIAYNGACNYPSSMLDLSFLASFKLPSYEEVAAQPSTPPPPYSSVFALQGGAVPGPSSSYSFQHHRHPCPPYLGPGPSGLTSSQSSDNYTSCSCESCSLTSPSSTSFSVQVTDETYDSSHISTPSEAGGDLAIVPRVGGAFTPMPSPPSFSQVPPDVIPAAAPDVVPVQRCPSKGNGGVSPPAPPLSLPLHSYASHPCCLPLSPLVLLSTMPQVHPLVASDPLGAVALQKVKEETSPHGPATKATPSPSKQAFFSTDVAALVRCNKEEQKEEEEEEEEDEEEDHFRHRRLTGDSGIEVCRCHVRREAQAEELHKGYVDKGGKEVVKEGERAGLLHDSVDCSNRTKPAAQSPLLDGYGEQRGPSSSSIMQEKGEAIITVESS; encoded by the exons ATGACTATGTCCCTGCAGGGGCTGGATGCAACCGAAGAATCTACG GTGCCGGTGAAGGAGATTGACATGAGCACAATTCATAAG GTGGTGAAGTACCACGGGGCCTCTGGTAGCCAGCCTGTAGTCAGTCCCACGTACTGTCCTGGAGTCAACAACAGTCCAGGTTACCTGTGTGAAACAGGACACTGCTGTGGAGAGACGGGCTGCTGCACTTACTACTATGAACTCTGGT GGTTCTGGCTGTTGTGGACGGTGCTGATCCTCTTCAGCTGTTTCTGCGCTTACCGCCATCGTCGGGCCAAGCTGaggatccagcagcagcagagacagagagaaataaacctGATCGCTTATAATGGAGCCTGCAATTACCCCTCGTCAATGCTGGACCtaa GTTTTCTGGCTTCCTTTAAGTTGCCCTCCTATGAGGAAGTGGCTGCCCAGCCCAGCACTCCCCCTCCGCCTTACAGCTCCGTCTTTGCCCTGCAGGGCGGGGCCGTGCCGGGTCCCAGCTCCTCTTATTCCTTCCAACACCACCGGCACCCCTGCCCACCCTACCTGGGCCCCGGCCCCAGTGGCCTGACCTCCTCCCAGAGCTCTGACAACTACACCAGCTGCTCCTGTGAGTCTTGCTCCCTCACCTCACCATCCAGCACCTCCTTTTCCGTCCAGGTGACGGATGAGACATATGACAGTAGCCACATCTCCACGCCCAGCGAAGCCGGAGGCGACTTGGCGATCGTGCCGAGGGTCGGCGGCGCCTTCACGCCGATGCCCTCCCCTCCGTCTTTTTCACAAGTTCCACCTGATGTCATACCTGCGGCCGCTCCGGATGTTGTACCCGTGCAGAGGTGTCCTTCTAAGGGCAACGGGGGAGTCTCGCCTCCCGCCCCACCGCTTTCTCTTCCTTTACACTCTTATGCTTCGCACCCTTGCTGCCTCCCGCTTTCCCCCCTCGTCCTGTTGTCCACCATGCCTCAAGTCCACCCTCTTGTCGCCTCGGATCCGCTCGGAGCTGTGGCCCTCcagaaagtgaaagaagaaactTCACCCCACGGTCCAGCCACGAAGGCCACGCCGTCTCCCTCTAAACAGGCATTCTTCTCCACGGATGTGGCTGCGCTTGTGCGGTGTAATAAAGAGGAgcaaaaggaagaggaggaagaggaagaagaagacgaggaggaggatcatTTCCGGCACCGGCGACTAACCGGTGACTCTGGGATTGAGGTGTGCCGCTGCCACGTGAGGAGAGAGGCCCAGGCAGAGGAACTGCACAAAGGGTACGTCGACAAAGGAGGGAAAGAGGTTGTGAAGGAGGGAGAAAGGGCGGGGCTGCTGCACGACAGCGTGGACTGTTCCAACCGAACGAAGCCCGCGGCACAGTCACCTCTCCTGGACGGCTATGGTGAGCAACGCGGCCCATCGTCCTCCAGCATCATGCAGGAGAAAGGCGAGGCCATCATTACGGTGGAGTCCTCGTAA